In Oncorhynchus keta strain PuntledgeMale-10-30-2019 chromosome 19, Oket_V2, whole genome shotgun sequence, a single genomic region encodes these proteins:
- the LOC118398133 gene encoding proteasome subunit beta type-4-like isoform X1 — MDPSGLKLNFWENGPKPGQFYSFPGSSLTPGCGPIKHTLNPMVTGTSVLGVKFTGGVIIAADMLGSYGSLARFRNISRLMKVNDSTILGASGDYADYQYMKQIIEQMVIDEELLGDGHSYSPKAIHSWLTRVMYNRRSKMNPLWNTVVIGGFYNDESFLGYVDKLGVAYEAPTVATGFGAYLAQPLMREVVENKVEITKDEARALIERCLKVLYYRDARSYNRHEIAIVTKEGVEIVGPMSCETNWEIAHMVSGFE, encoded by the exons ATGGATCCAAGCGGGTTGAAACTCAATTTCTGGGAGAATGGACCAAAACCCGGACAATTTTATTCATTTCCAGGCAGTAGTCTAACCCCAGGATGCGGACCTATCAAACACACGCT AAACCCCATGGTGACGGGAACATCAGTACTGGGAGTGAAGTTTACAGGTGGCGTCATAATCGCAGCTGATATGCTGGGCTCCTATGGTTCCCTAGCACGGTTCCGTAACATCTCTCGACTCATGAAAGTGAACGACAGCACCATCCTGGGTGCCTCCGGCGACTACGCAGACTACCAGTACATGAAGCAGATCATCGAACAGATGGT GATCGATGAGGAGCTCCTAGGTGACGGCCACAGCTACAGCCCAAAAGCCATCCACTCCTGGTTGACGCGGGTAATGTACAACCGCCGCAGCAAGATGAACCCACTGTGGAACACTGTGGTCATCGGTGGATTCTACAATGACGAGAG CTTCCTGGGCTACGTGGACAAGCTGGGTGTGGCCTATGAGGCACCTACAGTGGCTACAGGGTTTGGCGCTTACCTGGCCCAG CCCCTGATGAGGGAGGTGGTAGAGAACAAGGTAGAGATCACGAAGGATGAGGCCCGGGCTCTGATTGAGCGCTGCCTCAAGGTGCTATACTATCGCGACGCTCGCTCCTACAACAGG CATGAAATTGCCATTGTGACAAAAGAAGGCGTGGAGATTGTTGGCCCCATGTCCTGTGAGACCAACTGGGAAATTGCCCACATGGTCAG
- the LOC118398133 gene encoding proteasome subunit beta type-4-like isoform X2 encodes MSSRFRFPRNPMVTGTSVLGVKFTGGVIIAADMLGSYGSLARFRNISRLMKVNDSTILGASGDYADYQYMKQIIEQMVIDEELLGDGHSYSPKAIHSWLTRVMYNRRSKMNPLWNTVVIGGFYNDESFLGYVDKLGVAYEAPTVATGFGAYLAQPLMREVVENKVEITKDEARALIERCLKVLYYRDARSYNRHEIAIVTKEGVEIVGPMSCETNWEIAHMVSGFE; translated from the exons ATGTCCTCACGCTTTCGATTTCCTCG AAACCCCATGGTGACGGGAACATCAGTACTGGGAGTGAAGTTTACAGGTGGCGTCATAATCGCAGCTGATATGCTGGGCTCCTATGGTTCCCTAGCACGGTTCCGTAACATCTCTCGACTCATGAAAGTGAACGACAGCACCATCCTGGGTGCCTCCGGCGACTACGCAGACTACCAGTACATGAAGCAGATCATCGAACAGATGGT GATCGATGAGGAGCTCCTAGGTGACGGCCACAGCTACAGCCCAAAAGCCATCCACTCCTGGTTGACGCGGGTAATGTACAACCGCCGCAGCAAGATGAACCCACTGTGGAACACTGTGGTCATCGGTGGATTCTACAATGACGAGAG CTTCCTGGGCTACGTGGACAAGCTGGGTGTGGCCTATGAGGCACCTACAGTGGCTACAGGGTTTGGCGCTTACCTGGCCCAG CCCCTGATGAGGGAGGTGGTAGAGAACAAGGTAGAGATCACGAAGGATGAGGCCCGGGCTCTGATTGAGCGCTGCCTCAAGGTGCTATACTATCGCGACGCTCGCTCCTACAACAGG CATGAAATTGCCATTGTGACAAAAGAAGGCGTGGAGATTGTTGGCCCCATGTCCTGTGAGACCAACTGGGAAATTGCCCACATGGTCAG